The following proteins come from a genomic window of Gemmatimonadales bacterium:
- the atpF gene encoding F0F1 ATP synthase subunit B, which translates to MTLFGFLLAAAQEEGGGGPFDINPGVTIWTLLIFGILMVILAKTAWPAILKTIEEREQRIQGQLDAAAKANAEAQRLLADYQAQVAGARSEAQEIVASGRQAGEKLREEIVAKGRAEQEELLARARREIEIEKDRALAELRHEAVELSIAAAGKVIGKNLDTESDRRLVQDYLNAMHDSRS; encoded by the coding sequence GTGACCCTCTTCGGCTTCCTCCTCGCCGCCGCCCAGGAAGAGGGCGGCGGCGGCCCGTTCGACATCAACCCGGGCGTCACGATCTGGACGCTGCTCATCTTCGGCATCCTGATGGTGATCCTGGCGAAGACGGCGTGGCCCGCGATCCTCAAGACGATCGAGGAGCGCGAGCAGCGGATCCAGGGGCAGCTGGACGCCGCGGCCAAGGCGAACGCCGAGGCGCAGCGGCTCCTGGCCGACTACCAGGCCCAGGTGGCCGGCGCGCGGTCCGAGGCGCAGGAGATCGTGGCGTCGGGCCGGCAGGCGGGCGAGAAGCTGCGCGAGGAGATCGTGGCCAAGGGCCGGGCCGAGCAGGAAGAGCTGCTGGCGCGGGCGCGGCGCGAGATCGAGATCGAGAAGGACCGCGCGCTGGCGGAACTCAGGCATGAGGCGGTCGAGCTGTCGATCGCGGCGGCCGGCAAGGTGATCGGGAAGAACCTGGACACCGAATCCGACCGCCGGCTGGTGCAGGACTACCTCAACGCCATGCACGACAGCCGATCGTGA
- the atpE gene encoding ATP synthase F0 subunit C, translated as MFMLQDAAQAAGDAVKTALNNNALLGAGIGMGLAIIGAGLGIGRIGGQSVEAMARQPEASADIRGAMILTAALIEGATLAALVFMLLFKVFK; from the coding sequence ATGTTCATGCTTCAGGATGCGGCTCAGGCCGCGGGCGATGCCGTCAAGACGGCGCTCAACAACAACGCGCTCCTCGGCGCCGGCATCGGCATGGGGCTCGCGATCATTGGCGCCGGCCTCGGAATCGGGCGCATCGGCGGCCAATCGGTGGAAGCGATGGCGCGGCAGCCGGAGGCGTCGGCCGACATCCGCGGCGCGATGATCCTGACGGCGGCGCTCATCGAGGGCGCGACGCTGGCGGCGCTGGTATTCATGCTCCTGTTCAAGGTCTTCAAGTGA
- the atpB gene encoding F0F1 ATP synthase subunit A: MRQGPDIGEMILHHTSDAHEIAFEWPWGGESVIHLPPAESWMVHIGSLAVDLTPTKHVVFLAFAAFLVWLTMFLTGRALTRQRAQGGAPKGVASMIEAMVVYVRNDVAIANIGHHGGATFAPYILTLFWLILYCNLLGLMPFGATATGNLAVTGALAITAFATIEISGMVALGPKGYLKTIVFVPPGTTGVTAVILTMIMIPIELIGKLVKPFALMLRLFANMTAGHFVILSLMGLIFLFGTGPFLVRWGVAGGSVVFVLFMMALELLVAVLQAYIFALLTSVFIGLMQHEH, encoded by the coding sequence ATGAGGCAAGGGCCCGACATCGGCGAGATGATCCTGCACCACACCTCGGACGCGCACGAGATCGCGTTCGAGTGGCCGTGGGGCGGCGAGTCGGTCATTCATCTGCCTCCCGCCGAGTCGTGGATGGTGCACATCGGCAGCCTGGCGGTGGACCTCACGCCTACCAAGCACGTGGTGTTCCTGGCTTTCGCCGCGTTCCTGGTGTGGCTGACGATGTTCCTCACCGGACGCGCCCTCACCCGCCAGCGCGCGCAGGGCGGGGCGCCCAAGGGCGTGGCCAGCATGATCGAGGCGATGGTCGTCTACGTCCGCAACGACGTCGCCATCGCGAACATCGGCCACCACGGCGGGGCGACTTTCGCCCCGTACATCCTCACTCTCTTCTGGCTGATCCTGTACTGCAATCTGCTCGGCTTGATGCCCTTCGGGGCGACGGCTACCGGCAACCTGGCGGTGACCGGTGCGCTCGCCATCACGGCGTTCGCCACGATCGAGATCTCGGGGATGGTTGCGCTGGGGCCGAAAGGTTATCTCAAGACGATAGTCTTCGTGCCGCCGGGCACCACTGGCGTCACGGCGGTGATCCTGACGATGATCATGATCCCCATCGAGCTGATCGGAAAGCTCGTGAAGCCGTTCGCGCTGATGCTGCGGTTGTTCGCGAACATGACGGCGGGCCACTTCGTGATCCTGTCGCTGATGGGGCTCATCTTCCTGTTCGGCACCGGGCCCTTCCTGGTGCGGTGGGGGGTGGCGGGCGGATCGGTGGTCTTCGTGTTGTTCATGATGGCGCTGGAGCTGCTGGTCGCGGTTCTCCAGGCGTACATCTTCGCGTTGCTCACGAGTGTCTTCATCGGCCTGATGCAGCACGAGCACTAG
- a CDS encoding 4Fe-4S dicluster domain-containing protein, translated as MTFKAGGPIPADGAYSRRGFLGEAFKLIAQEAAGLLADRMAPRRHFRPPGALPEPAFLAACTRCGYCVEACPVDAIVTAPTNAGLAAGTPAIEPMRQPCIACEGMFCATVCPTGALVPPLDGWASEKMGTLALDTERCIAFQGIECGVCARVCPIGPEALDLDLKGRPVIGDSCVGCGVCARACVTSPSSLLLTIPGY; from the coding sequence GTGACATTCAAAGCAGGCGGACCGATCCCGGCCGACGGCGCGTACTCCCGCCGCGGGTTCCTGGGCGAAGCATTCAAGCTGATCGCGCAGGAGGCCGCCGGGCTGCTCGCGGACCGCATGGCGCCGCGCCGGCACTTCCGGCCGCCGGGCGCGCTGCCGGAGCCGGCGTTCCTCGCGGCCTGCACCCGGTGCGGCTATTGCGTGGAGGCCTGTCCCGTGGACGCCATCGTCACGGCGCCGACCAATGCGGGGCTGGCGGCGGGCACGCCGGCCATCGAACCGATGCGGCAGCCGTGCATCGCGTGCGAAGGGATGTTCTGCGCGACGGTCTGCCCGACCGGCGCCCTGGTCCCGCCGCTCGACGGGTGGGCGAGCGAGAAGATGGGCACGCTCGCGCTCGACACCGAGCGATGCATCGCGTTCCAGGGGATCGAGTGCGGGGTGTGCGCCCGGGTCTGCCCGATCGGTCCGGAGGCGCTGGACCTCGACCTGAAGGGACGCCCCGTCATCGGCGACAGCTGTGTGGGCTGCGGCGTCTGCGCCCGCGCCTGCGTGACGTCGCCTAGCTCGCTCCTGCTGACGATCCCGGGGTACTGA
- a CDS encoding ATP-grasp domain-containing protein — protein sequence MTTHSNLKIAILYDVWENGAEAPALPPAEEPAPQRRRKGKRRKKQRRPKLDREEIFDALTKLGHEPSYLVVDGEDRSLTAVSKCNADLIFNLTESYAGDDTKDMHLAAYLELIDMQYTGAGPHGLYLAQNKALAKKIFHFHDIRTPFFAVSFKGQLDHAHDIAFPLIVKPLSEDGSIGIDAGSVVSSVKELMERIEHIQETYDSPALIEEYIEGREIYAAILGSTEKPEALPLVELDLSKLPEGTPKIAGTEVKWEEESEAYKKTHSHVAEDLDDQTKEHLQQTALAAYQACRLRDYGRIDMRLTPEGKIYVIEANPNPWLSSGAEFAMAAKASGRSYSELMQDIVDLAMARYD from the coding sequence GTGACGACGCACTCGAACCTCAAGATCGCGATCCTCTACGACGTCTGGGAGAACGGCGCCGAGGCGCCGGCGCTCCCGCCGGCCGAAGAGCCGGCGCCCCAGCGCCGCCGCAAGGGCAAGCGGCGGAAGAAGCAGCGCCGCCCCAAGCTCGACCGCGAGGAGATCTTCGACGCCCTGACCAAGCTCGGCCACGAACCGTCGTATCTCGTGGTGGACGGCGAGGACCGCAGCCTGACCGCGGTCTCGAAGTGCAATGCGGACCTGATCTTCAACCTGACCGAGTCCTACGCCGGCGACGACACCAAGGACATGCACCTGGCCGCGTACCTCGAGCTGATCGACATGCAATACACCGGCGCAGGCCCGCACGGGCTCTACCTGGCGCAGAACAAGGCGCTCGCCAAGAAGATCTTCCACTTCCACGACATCCGGACCCCGTTCTTCGCGGTCTCCTTCAAGGGCCAGCTGGACCACGCGCACGATATCGCCTTCCCGCTCATCGTGAAGCCGCTCTCGGAAGACGGCTCGATCGGTATCGACGCCGGTTCCGTCGTGTCGAGCGTCAAGGAGCTGATGGAGCGGATCGAGCACATCCAGGAGACCTACGACTCGCCGGCGCTGATCGAGGAGTACATCGAGGGGCGCGAGATCTACGCGGCCATCCTGGGCAGCACCGAAAAGCCGGAGGCGCTGCCGCTGGTGGAGCTGGACCTCTCCAAATTGCCTGAGGGGACGCCGAAGATCGCGGGCACCGAAGTGAAGTGGGAGGAAGAATCGGAGGCGTATAAGAAGACGCATTCGCACGTCGCGGAAGACCTGGACGACCAGACCAAGGAGCATCTCCAGCAGACTGCGCTCGCGGCGTATCAGGCGTGCAGGTTGCGGGACTACGGCCGCATCGACATGCGGCTTACGCCGGAGGGGAAGATCTACGTGATCGAGGCTAACCCGAATCCGTGGCTAAGCTCCGGGGCGGAGTTCGCGATGGCGGCCAAGGCCTCGGGCCGGAGCTACTCGGAGCTGATGCAGGACATCGTGGACCTGGCGATGGCGCGGTACGACTGA
- a CDS encoding cupin domain-containing protein, which translates to MAEHPHPFTPKHIDKPWGYEIIWAVADQYVGKILHIEPGHCLSLQYHNQKHESIYVLRGRMIFRYRNEAGELVDREMIAGSAQQVPTGMVHQFEAIERTDVLEASTPHLDDVVRLQDRYGRV; encoded by the coding sequence ATGGCCGAGCATCCGCACCCGTTCACGCCGAAGCACATCGACAAGCCGTGGGGCTACGAGATCATCTGGGCCGTGGCGGACCAGTACGTCGGCAAGATCCTGCACATCGAGCCGGGTCACTGCCTCAGCCTGCAATACCACAACCAGAAACACGAGTCCATTTACGTGCTGCGCGGCAGGATGATCTTCCGCTACCGGAACGAGGCGGGTGAGCTGGTCGATCGGGAGATGATCGCGGGTTCGGCGCAGCAGGTGCCGACCGGGATGGTCCACCAGTTCGAGGCGATCGAGCGCACCGACGTGCTGGAGGCTTCGACGCCGCACCTGGACGACGTGGTCCGGCTCCAGGACCGGTACGGGAGGGTCTGA
- a CDS encoding sugar phosphate nucleotidyltransferase: MQVIIPLAGKGTRLRPHTHLVPKPLLKVAGRPVMDWVMDKLEGLDLSELIFITGHLKEQVEAYARKHYPVPQRFVEQKVQDGTAGAINLARPFVKEPVLIVFVDTIFDADLSGVKTSQDDGIIWAKEVEDYQRFGVVVTDAPGYMTRIVEKPKEPISKLANIGLYYIRDTDALWQGIDHVLANPQHQGEWYLTDAFQWMIEHGRKIRTAEVAGWYDCGALNTMLETNRILLERRHQGMSGEPMGARAPRTTGARKLSPGTTLIEPLYLEDDVIIERSTVGPNVSIETGTLVRDSTVTDAIIGKSCRIENARLDGAMLGDDVVVEGLKGSASLGAHSEVRV, encoded by the coding sequence GTGCAAGTGATCATCCCGCTCGCGGGGAAGGGGACGCGGCTCCGGCCGCACACCCACCTGGTGCCGAAGCCGCTGCTCAAGGTGGCCGGCCGCCCGGTCATGGATTGGGTGATGGACAAGCTCGAGGGGCTCGATCTCTCCGAGCTGATCTTCATCACCGGCCATCTCAAGGAGCAGGTCGAGGCGTACGCGCGGAAGCACTACCCCGTCCCCCAGCGCTTCGTGGAGCAGAAAGTGCAGGACGGGACGGCGGGGGCGATCAACCTCGCTCGGCCGTTCGTGAAGGAGCCGGTGCTCATCGTCTTCGTGGACACCATCTTCGACGCGGACCTGTCGGGCGTGAAGACGAGCCAGGACGACGGCATCATCTGGGCCAAGGAAGTCGAGGACTACCAGCGCTTCGGCGTGGTCGTCACGGACGCGCCGGGGTACATGACGAGGATCGTCGAGAAGCCCAAGGAGCCGATATCGAAGCTGGCGAACATCGGGCTCTACTACATCCGCGACACCGACGCTCTGTGGCAGGGGATCGACCACGTGCTCGCCAACCCGCAGCACCAGGGCGAGTGGTATCTCACCGACGCCTTCCAGTGGATGATCGAGCATGGGCGGAAGATCAGGACGGCGGAGGTCGCGGGATGGTACGACTGCGGCGCGCTGAACACGATGCTCGAGACCAACCGCATCCTGCTGGAGAGGCGCCACCAGGGCATGTCGGGCGAGCCGATGGGCGCGCGGGCGCCGCGCACGACGGGCGCGCGCAAGCTCTCGCCGGGGACGACGTTGATCGAACCGCTCTACCTCGAGGACGACGTCATCATCGAGCGTTCGACGGTGGGGCCGAACGTGAGCATCGAGACGGGCACGCTGGTGCGCGACAGCACGGTCACGGACGCTATCATCGGGAAGAGCTGCCGGATCGAGAACGCGCGGCTCGACGGCGCGATGCTCGGTGACGACGTGGTGGTGGAGGGGCTCAAGGGGAGCGCGTCGCTGGGCGCGCACTCGGAGGTGAGGGTCTAG
- the atpH gene encoding ATP synthase F1 subunit delta, protein MKNFVVARNYAEALVATAERHGDVAGFGLLIDAVAGAITTEPKIRAVLESPRVTKAAKKRVLEEALKGHAPVQFVRFLQAVVQRGRQGMFPDISEAYQLLVDRHLNRVHAGVVTARPVDDALAAAISERLTKAVGKTVLSHFRADPALVGGVIVRIGDRVFDGSIRRKLQLLRYRMLHAPGAGGPA, encoded by the coding sequence GTGAAGAACTTCGTCGTCGCGCGTAACTACGCCGAGGCGCTCGTAGCCACGGCGGAGCGCCACGGCGACGTCGCCGGGTTCGGCCTGCTCATCGATGCGGTGGCCGGCGCGATCACCACCGAGCCGAAGATCCGCGCGGTGCTGGAGTCGCCTCGGGTGACGAAAGCGGCCAAGAAACGGGTGCTGGAGGAGGCGCTCAAGGGGCATGCGCCGGTGCAGTTTGTCCGGTTCCTCCAAGCCGTGGTGCAGCGTGGAAGGCAGGGGATGTTCCCGGACATCAGCGAGGCCTACCAGCTCCTCGTGGACCGTCACCTCAACCGGGTTCACGCCGGCGTAGTGACGGCGCGGCCGGTGGACGACGCCCTCGCTGCGGCCATATCCGAGCGGCTCACCAAGGCCGTCGGCAAGACCGTCCTCTCCCATTTCCGCGCCGACCCGGCCCTGGTGGGCGGGGTGATCGTGCGCATCGGCGACCGGGTGTTCGACGGCTCGATCCGGCGCAAACTTCAGCTGCTGCGCTACCGCATGCTGCACGCTCCGGGCGCCGGCGGCCCGGCGTAG
- a CDS encoding putative zinc-binding metallopeptidase, producing MQPFETTPPDVQDLLRKPIKDLGLRLEGSPLEKYVTQLYKEIERKGLKHFRPACYLTDEWGCPSGEPVIGIPFYLADPKVAALERDMNDLEDEREILMYLRHEAGHAFNYAYELYKSDEWRDLFGPFRRPYREHYRPVPFSRRFVRHLAGWYAQKHPDEDSAETFAVWLTPRSNWRKRYRGWGALRKLRYVDRTARKVADKEPLRAMGATDVTVEEMEITVEDFYKHNAPDEAQAIADLALDTDLTDIFLKASSRRRNGIRPAALLMAEHRKQIVDKITYWTGVRRPLIKKLVESIEGRVSELKLSALKGRESTHVVEITAYATTLAMNYLTRGKFVQP from the coding sequence GTGCAGCCATTCGAAACCACGCCGCCGGACGTGCAGGACCTCCTCCGCAAGCCCATCAAGGACCTGGGCCTGCGCCTCGAAGGCTCCCCGCTCGAGAAGTACGTCACGCAGTTGTACAAGGAGATCGAGCGGAAGGGGCTCAAGCACTTCCGCCCCGCCTGTTATCTCACGGACGAGTGGGGCTGCCCATCCGGCGAGCCCGTCATCGGCATCCCGTTCTACCTCGCCGACCCGAAGGTCGCCGCGCTCGAGCGCGACATGAACGACCTCGAGGACGAGCGAGAGATCCTGATGTACCTCCGGCACGAAGCCGGCCACGCGTTCAACTACGCCTACGAGCTGTACAAGTCCGACGAGTGGCGCGACCTCTTCGGCCCGTTCCGCCGCCCCTACCGCGAGCACTACCGTCCGGTGCCGTTCTCGCGCCGGTTCGTGCGCCACCTCGCCGGCTGGTACGCCCAGAAGCACCCGGACGAGGATTCCGCGGAGACGTTCGCGGTGTGGCTCACGCCGCGCTCCAACTGGCGCAAGCGCTATCGTGGCTGGGGCGCCCTGCGGAAGCTGCGCTACGTCGATCGCACCGCGCGAAAGGTCGCGGACAAGGAGCCGCTGCGCGCGATGGGCGCGACCGACGTGACGGTGGAGGAGATGGAGATCACGGTCGAGGACTTCTACAAGCACAACGCTCCGGATGAGGCGCAGGCCATCGCCGACCTCGCGCTCGACACGGACCTCACCGACATCTTCCTCAAGGCGTCCTCGCGGCGCCGCAACGGCATCCGGCCGGCCGCCCTGCTGATGGCGGAGCACCGCAAGCAGATCGTGGACAAGATCACCTACTGGACCGGCGTGCGGCGGCCGCTGATCAAGAAGCTGGTGGAGTCCATCGAGGGCCGCGTGAGCGAGCTGAAGCTCTCGGCGCTGAAGGGCCGCGAGTCCACCCATGTGGTGGAGATCACCGCGTACGCGACGACGCTCGCGATGAATTACCTCACCCGCGGCAAGTTCGTGCAGCCCTGA